The window GACTTATTACTCACGGCTATCAGATCGCGAGAAGGAAGTCATTCGGCTGGTTTATGACGGAGCGACCAATAAATCGATCGGAATTCAACTGGGAATCAGCATCAAGACGGTAGAGAAGCATCGCGGCAAAGGAATGAGTAAGATGAACGTCTCGTGCCTTGCCGGCCTGATTCGGCTGATGGATCGCGAACGCGTCGGTTAGCTGTCTTCTAAAATGCCTCTGACTGAGATTTGGCGGCTGGTTGCGGCGCAATTCGCCTGTTTCTGCTTCCTGATGCATCGGTCATAGGGTCATGTTTTCCTTCCCGAATTCTCCATCACACTGTCGCCTTGACTGGCTCAGACTCAAGCAAATTGCAGCCACTGTTTCTTTAATTGCTGCTTTGCCGCAGACCGTTTCACCAGCCGATGAAGTCGAGGTCACCACTGGCCAGTCGGTGCAGGACACGGCAAACGACTTCAGTCGTGATCAGGTTGACCAGGCCGTGGACAAAGCCATTGGCTATCTTGTGAGTCAGCAACGAGAAGATGGAGCGATCCTCGACAAAGCTCACGACTCAACCATGACCGCCCTGGCCATCATGGCTATGGCCAGTGTTGGCGTGCAGCCCGTTGATTCATCAACCGAGGGAAAAGCCATGCAAAAGGCCATCGCCTTCATATTGAGGGACGATCGTGTTGATGACAAAGGATATTTTGGCAGCAAAGATGGCTCCCGGATGTATGGTCACGGGATCATCACCCTGATGCTGACCGAAATGATCGGCATGGGAGCGAACGAGGAACAGGATTCCCTGATTCATCGGCGTTGTCAGAAGGCGATTGATGTCATACTCAGCTCTCAGAAGGAACGTAAGCAGGTGCACTACCGCGGGGGCTGGCGATACAATCCCAACTCAAACGATTCCGATCTGTCCGCGACAGTCTGGCAGTTAATGGCACTGCGATCAGCAAAGAATGACGGCCTTGATGTTCCGGCATCCGCCATTGCAGATGCCGTGGAATACCTCAGGAGATCCTACGCATCTCCTTTGGATCAGAATGGTCTGCCAACAAAACAGGCGAGCGGATTCTGTTACGAACCACACCGCAACCATCCCACATTTACGATGACAGCTGCGGGCCTGCTCGCCATGCAGGTTTGTGGAGAATACGAATCTCCGCTGGTAGCCGGGGCTGCCGACTGGCTTCTGACCCATCCTCCCAAATGGAAAGAACGTTTCTGCTCCTACGGCACCTACTATTACGCTCAGGGGATGTATCAGCGTGGCGGGGAGCATGCGGAAACAGCGAGAGAACTGGTTCAGGCAATGCTGATCGAGAAACAGGCTGCGGACGGTTCCTGGACGGCAGAGAACGGAGAAGAGCGCAATCATGGAACGGTCTACTGCACGACGATGTCCGTTCTCAGCCTCTCCGTGAAGTATCACTATCTTCCGATCTACCAAAAGTAGTCCGGATATTGATTTGCGCCGTTTTGCCGGGTTGGTTCGGCAAAAACTGCAGCACCTCCGCACCGCCTGCATGATGTCGCGGTGGTAACTTTCTGCCTACTGGCAAATCAGTTTCGCGACTATCATGGGTTGAGCAATTCTTAACGATGTAGCTCACAATGCCTTCCTTCAACTGGCCTGGACAGAGCAACCCTCGATGAGTGTCCCGGGAAAAATCCTACACCTGACCAAGACAGGCTTCCTGCCGGCGCCGGCTCGACGTTCGCGATGGCGTTCGATGGCCCGGGATATCATTCGCCGCAGTGAATCGCTGATCACATTGTCTGATGAAGAATTGATGACCGCAGGACGTCGAATCCGCTGGGAGGCCAAAGCCGGAACGTCCCTGGAAAAGTTGTTACCTGAAGCATATGCGCTTGTTCGGGAATCAGCGCGCCGCGTACTTGGCATGCAGCATTTCGAAGTGCAGATCATGGGTGCCATCGCGCTTTTTGAGGGCCACATCGCCGAAATGCAGACCGGCGAAGGAAAGACGCTGACGGCAACGATGCCGGCCTTTCTTCGCGCGCTGCCGGGCCAGGGCTGCCATGTCATTACCGTCAATGATTATCTGGCCAACCGCGATGCGGAAATCATGGGCCCGGTGCATGTGAAGCTTGGACTGACGGTTGGCAAAATTCTGGAGGCAATGGAGCCGGACGAACGTCGGGAGAATTACGCAGCAGACATCACCTACGGCACTTCCAAGGAAATGGGGTTCGACTTTCTGCGAGATCGACTGCGAAAAGGCGCCAGCGTTGATGACGGTGTGCAATTAAGAAAGTTTGTCCGCACCATGGAGGGAGCAGAATCGCCGGTCCAGCGGGGCCACTATTTTGCTTTGATTGACGAAGCCGACAGTATTCTGATTGATGAAGCGCGAACGCCGCTGATCATCGGTCTGACCAAGCCCAATGATCCGGCAACAGTCAATCTGTTCCGCTGGAGCAACCGCGCCACGTTTCAGCTGGAACCGATTGCTGATTACGTCTACGAACCCGAACGTCGGAGTGCCTGGTTGACGGACAATGGATGTCGCAAAGTTGTGCTGATGTCGAAACCCTCTCTTCTGAGCTCGATGGACACCGAGCGAATTTACAGTCAGGTTGAAAAAGCACTCACAGCAAAGCATGCCTTTGAAAAGGATCGTGACTACGTCATTGCTGATAACAAGATTGTGATCGTCGACGAAGGGACCGGCCGCGTCATGGATGGACGCAAGTGGCAGGATGGTCTGCATCAGGCCATCGAAGCCAAGGAGCTGGTGCCCATCACCGCCGCCACTGGTGAGGCGGCCCGCATCACGGTGCAAAGCTTCTTTCGTCAGTACACAAACTTGTCGGGAATGACCGGGACCGCTTTGCCGGCGGCAAGCGAACTGAAGAAGACGTACAAATTGAAAGTCACGAAGATCCCGACGAATAAAAAGTGTATTCGTCGTGAAAAACCCTATCGGATTTTCCGGACTCAGGCTGCAAAGCGTGAAGCGATCATCGCCGACGTCCGAAAGCTGATCCAGGACGGTCGCTCTATTCTGATCGGCACGCCGTCAGTGGAAGCCTCCGAGGCGCTTGGAAAGTCATTATCAGCGGCCGGCATCAGGCACCAGATACTGAACGCGCGGTCTCATGAGCAGGAAGCGGCGATCGTTGAAGATGCCGGGCATGCGGGACGCGTCACTATCGCCACAAATATGGCCGGGCGTGGTACCGACATTCTCCTGTCAGATGAGGTCCGCAAAGCCGGGGGCCTCCATGTGATCGCCACCGAGTTACATAGTTCCATGCGGATCGACCGACAACTGGTGGGCCGCTCTGCGCGACAGGGAGATCCCGGTTCGTATCAGTTCTTTCTGTCGCTGGAAGATGAATTGTTGCGATGTCGGGAACCGCGCGAAGTCATGCGAAAGCAAAAAAACGCTGGCGGGAAGTCGGAGGAACTTGGAAGATCCTGGCTGCAGTATTTTCGGAAGGTGCAACGATTTCTGGAGAAGACGCACCGGAAGCAGCGCAAGATGTTGTTGAAACAGGAACGGATGCGTCTGGAGCAGTATGAGAATATGGGACTCGATCCATATCTCGAACTTACTGAATCCTGATCGCCTGCGCGAAGGTCCCGGAATGAACGCTCACGCATCCGCACCGACGGGGCGATCTCAATCATGCCGACAGATCGGTTGCTGAAGTTGTGGATGCAGAAGACAAGCCCGAGGGGCGCATCAAAAAAGGAATGAAGAGCAGTTTCGCTCGTCATTCCTTTTTTCGTCTGACCTGGAACATCGCCGCGGACCTCGCAATCAACTGCGATGTACTCTGCTGCGGCTGTTTCGGATTACGGACTTGCTGATTCGAGGACTTCGACACGCTTACGAAGGGCTGCTGCTTCATCTCGTGCTTTGCTTGCTTCGTCATTCGCATCAATGGCAATAATGCCCGATGCAACCGTGGCCCCGACGACAACCAGCATTGGCAGATTGAATGCCCCAAACTGACCACGAACGACGTCCATATCAGAGACAAGTGCCGGCACCTGCACAGCGGCTGGTGGTGCAGAATTCTTTGTCCAGAATCGACAGCTGGCCGTGAAGGTCGATGTCGCCAGAGTATGAGCGCCGGGTCGCAGACCTTTGACGGCAACATACCCGTCTTTATCGGAAACGGCGGTTGCGATTTGCTTGCCCTGATAAACAACAGCAACTTTCTCATCAGCAACTGGTTGGCCCTGCAGATTCACCACTCGCGTGGTCAATACGCCCCCATCACTCAGTTCTACGTCCTGAACGCGATTGATGGGAGCGGGTTCAGATGCCACGACGGTGGAAAGCGTCGATTGAGCAGCAAGTGACAACGTGAGCAGTGTCGCTGCAAACTTTCTGAGTGAGCTGTTTCGGGTAGTCATTGATTCGTGTCCTTGAACAAGAGGCGAGAGCCGACAGAATCCTGTTCACCCTGCCAGCAAACCCTCAGAGACGGTACGCCTCAGGGGTCACGGACGAGGAACGACAGGAACAGGCCAGCCAGAAGGTGAGAGGTTGGAGAACCGGTGATTCAGAAAGGAAAGACATAGGCATCAGAAGTCAGGTTGAAAGATGGGCCACCCCGACTACCTATCTCTGTTCGAAAGTAGCGAAAAACGAAAACGGCGGAAATAGGAGTTTATTCGATTTTGTGCACTGGGATCATTTTGTCCCAAAACGTGTGAGAAAGCTGGTGGTGCACCGCCCCTTGCAATCACATCGAGGTGCTCTTTCAGCAGATTCTGCGTGTTTTCGGAATCCGTCAGAAGAAACGTTACCCAGGCCCAGCTGTCGCGATAGTCGTCTTCGGTCATTGCAGGGGCCGACGGAATGGCCTCAAGTTCTGAAAGTGATGGCGACCAGCCCACCCTGGATTTCCATTTCACAGCTGACAGCCTGGCCGACTTGTCTCGCTGGCTCGCCGGTTCTTCCATGTACTCAGCCAGTCCTTCATCCAGCCACAGGGGAAGAAATGGCAGATGTTGATGAAGAATTGCGTGGGTGTATTCGTGTCTGAGATCAGTGATCAGGGCGTTGCTGCGATAGGCATAGATCTGAAACACGTCGTCATTGCGATAAAAAATCGCCTTGCGGGATCTTGCTTCCGGTATTTTTGCCGAAAGGTACTGCAGGAACCGCGAGCGACTGGAGAACAAGATGATCTGAGTGGAGGCGTCAACCGGCTGGACGCCTAATTCACGGTCCAGTTCGTCGCGAACGTCCTGCAAGTGTCGCCAGACTTCGGGAAGATTAACCGCAAACTCCGAATAGAATTCGACTGAGTCTCGCTTTTCCTGAACCACCCAGCGTCCGTCACCATTCGCAATGCCGGTCGGCAGCGAGATCTGAATCAGGATGAAGGCAAGCAGAATTCGCATGTTCGGATGCTCGCGAAAACCGCCGATTGGGTCAACGTGAAAGTCCTGATGAGAAAAGAGGGAGTCGACTGGCAGAAACGGCAGAAATGCAGCACACTCCAGCCCGATTTCATCTGTGGTTCCAGTGTTTCGGGAGTTTGAAGACTTCCGGATTGCGTGTGTCAGGGGCGTTTTCCAATGCGAAGACTCATGCAAATACCGTTGCTGATTTTTGCATTGTTGCTGATCGGAGCGGTTTGCCTCCATCTTCTGACGGACATGGATCTGCTGGATTCGTTCTACCACGCCGTCATCCTGCTGACGACGGTTGGCTATGCCGAACCAGACCCAATGACTCCGAGCGTTAAGCTATTCATTATCTGCTACCTCGGATTTGGTCTGGGGTTATTCACTTACAGTGCGTTTCAGTTTGGGCAGCTGCTGGTCAATGCAGACCTGCAGCGATACTGGGAGCAGCGCCGCATGGATTCGCTGATTGATAAGACCGCCAATCATTTCATTGTGTGTGGTTACGGCAGAATGGGATCCACGCTGTGCGAATACCTGCATTCCCGCAGGCAATCGTTCGTGGTCATTGATCAGGACGAAGAAGTGCTGGACGAAGAATTCCACTCAAACAAGTGGTTGTTTGTAAAAGGGGATTCGTCGCAGGACGAAATTCTTGAACGAGCGGGAATTCGTCGAGCCCGGGGACTCACAACCGTGCTGCCAACAGACGCGGACAACATGTACGTTGTTCTGTCCGCTCGACTGTTAAATCCCCGGCTGCCGATCGTTGCGAGAGCCAGCGACGACCGGGCAGCTCAGAAAATCCTGCAGGCGGGTGCAACCCGCGTGATGAATCCGTTCTCATCCGGCGCCATCCGCATGGCCCGATTCATGCTTTCACCAAGCATCGAAAACTTTGTCGAAGTCACAGAGTCTCAGGGCGTTGACTGGGAGATTGCCGATGTTGTCGTGCCGGATGCATGCAAACTGGTCGGGCAAAAGCTCAGCGAAACCGGACTGCGGGATTCCGGAATCATGCTCCTTGGGGTCTGTCGTAGTTCGGGGGAAAAATTCTTTCCGCCACCCGGGCACCTGAAGATTGAACCAGGAGACAAACTATTTGCTTTTGGTAATTCGGACGGTGTCGCCAAACTTTCAGAAATGCTGGAAGCTGCGATTCATGCCGGCTAAACACGGCAGATTATTTTGTGAACAGCGCATCCACGAAGCTTGTCGGATCGAACAGTTCCAGATCGTCGACCTGCTCTCCGACCCCAATGTACTTCACTGGAATGCCCATTTCCTGGCGGATCGCAACAACCACACCACCCCGAGCCGTTCCGTCCAGTTTTGCGAGCACCAGACCAGTGCAGCGAACCGCCTGAGAAAAACTCTTCGCCTGTATGAGTCCGTTTTGTCCTGTTGTTGCATCGAGGACAAGCAGGCTCTCGTGCGGAGCTTCGGGAATGACTTTCTGCATCACCCGGCGAATCTTGTCGAGTTCATCCATCAGGTTCTTCTGCGTCTGAAGTCGACCTGCGGTGTCAATGATGACGTAGTCGGCTCCCGTTTCGACGGCTTTCTGACAGCCTTCGTAGGCCACCGCGGCCGGATCGGATCCACTTTCTTTCCGGACAATCTCACACCCCAGCCGTTCGCTCCACATCGTTAACTGCTCAACCGCAGCCGCTCGAAACGTATCTCCGGCAGCAAGAACGACTTTCTGGCCGCTTTTTTGCAACAGGTTGGTAATCTTTGCGATGGAGGTTGTCTTCCCAACTCCATTGACGCCCGCAACAAGAATGGCGGTTGGCCCGGACGCGGCTTTTGCAAGCGGAGAGAGTGGGTCTTTCGGATCCCGGATGACAGCTTCATTTCCCTTCAGCAGGTCCGTTAATTCATCTCGCACAGTTTGCCAGACGGCATCGACATCAACGGTGCGACCACCATGTTCGTTTCGAATTCGTTCAGTAATCCGCGTGGCAGCAGCAAACCCCATATCCGTGCGAATCAAGCGTCCCTCAAACTCTTCCAGTACCTTTTCGTCCAGGATTTCCCCCGCACGAAACAAATCGCGAACATCAGTCCGGAGGATTTGCTTGGTTTTTTCAAGACCACGTTTGAGTCTGTCGAAGAGGCCCATGACGATTGCTGCTTTGTTTCAGTCGAAGAAGAGATATCGTGCAAATTCACCCGCTCCCCGGTCACTATCGGCACGACCGGGGCAGAACCTTACTTTTCGCAAATCACTCGGAAGCGCTCCCAGGCTTCATTCCACGATTCCGTATGTTTTGGCGAATATTCGGTGATGGCTTCCGACCTGCGAACAACGTCTCGTATTTCGCTCAGTGACCCCAGATCTCCCGCCGCACGCGCCTGAACAAGGACGTTGCCAAGTGCTGTGGCTTCCACAGGTCCGGCAAAGACAGGCCGCCCGCAGGCGTCTGCGGTAAATTGGTTCAACAGTTGATTCTGCGTGCCGCCACCGACAATATGAATCACAGAGATCGGAACTCCCGTCAGCTGTTCCATCCATCCCAGGACCATTCGGTACTTCAGCGCGAGGCTTTCCAGGATGCACCGAATGAACTGCCCTTCTGTCTCGGGCACTGGCTGATTTGTTCTTCGGCACTCTGCCGAAATCGCATCCGTCATGTCCGTAGGATCGAGGAATTCAGCGCGGTCCGGATCAATCAGCGAACGAAACGGCGTTGTATCAATGGCCAACTGCGTGAGTGATCCATAATCGAATTGACGCCCGCGTTGTTCGAACGCCAGCTTGCATCGCTGGATCAGCCACAATCCCATGATGTTCTTGAGTAATCTGTAAGTGCCGTCGATTCCACCTTCGTTGGTGACGTTGTAATGCAGCGCTTCTTCCGTCAGGACGGCATTCTGAACTTCCACTCCCATTAGGGACCATGTCCCGCTGGAGATATACGCCCAGTCAGGTCGACCCGTGTTCGCCGTCGGTATGGCCGCAACAGCTGACGCAGTGTCATGCGTGGCTGGCGCAACGACGTTGAGCCGGCCAAGTCCCGTTGAATCAGCGATATCCTTCCGAAGGGTTCCCAATCGCGTACCCGGCGCGACAATCTCAGGAAGCATGGACACAGGCAAATCAAACTTGCGGAGCATGTCCACCGCCCAGGTGCGCGTGGTGGCATTCAGCATCTGCGAAGTTGTTGCATTTGTGAACTCGACAACTCGACTACCAGACATGCACCAGTGAAAGTAGTCGGGAATCATCAGAAATCGTTCCGCCAGTGCCAGAAGCTCCGGATCCCGTTCGCACATGGCAAGCAACTGGTACAGCGAATTGATCTGCATGAACTGCAAACCCGTCTGTCCAAAGATCTCTGCTCTGGGCACACGTTGAAATGCTTTTTGCAACATGCCTTCTGTGCGCGCGTCCCGATAATTCCAGGGCTGACCAAGCATTTCGTCGTTGCGGTTCATCAGGACATAGTCGACACCCCAGGTATCGACCCCCACTGATACAGCCGAATTGCCAACCTGGGCGGCAGCCTCTCGCAAACCGTTCTGAATTTCGGTCCAGAGGCCAACCAGATTCCATCGAAGAGTATTACCCAACCGCACCGGGCCGTTCTGAAACCGATGGATCTGCTGAAGACGAACTGTCGATCCATCGAAGTGACCAGCCATGACTCGGCCACTTTCAGCGCCCAGATCGACGGCCAGGTAAGTCTTGTTCGCCATGGTGCCACGCTTCGAGGTTAAGTTTGACGGTTTTGTTCAGGTTCATGGCGTCTCAGATCAACTCCGAGAGAGCCAATGCGGCATTGCCCAACACGAGAGACTTGCCGGAGCATCAGTTTTCCGATCGATGCAACATGGCAATTCTATTGAGGTTCAGACGATTGAAAGGAATGCAGGCAGGCAATTGTGGGCTCACCTGCATGGGTTCGCAAGGTTTAAGAGCAGCCGTCCGGGAATCGGGATTTCCCTATCAGGACCATAGGTGTCCATCGTTCCAGGCCGCGTTACCGGGCTGGCCCGCCCAAACCGTTGGCAGTTGCCACATTTCCAGGCCTGTCGGGGATCGCGCGATGCCCTTTTCCTGCGATGGCTTCCCGGAATCGAGGACCGCAGCACCAGCCATTCGGGAATGTTTCACTCCCATAGGCCGCCCCCCGACCACGTCTGCTCGACCCGTTTCCCGACGGCTGGCATTAGTTTGAGACACGATTATGACGTCTGCATCGGTCTTTTTGTTTCCACAGGAAATGATGTTGTGAAGCGTCGGAACAACAGTTGCTTGTAACGCCAGCGAAGCGTTTGGCGGGAATCCATCGCTGATACGAATTCAACCACAGGAGATTGAGGAACAATGACCGCAGGCTTTTTGATTGACATGGATGGTGTGATTTATCGAGGTAGCCAGCTCATTCCGGGGGCACAGGAATTCATTCTGCAGTTGCTGGAAAATGACATTCCGTTTCTGTTCCTGACAAACAACAGTCAGCGGACACGACGCGACGTGGCCACCAGGCTCAACCGAATGGGGATCCCGATTCGTGAACAACACGTCTTCACCTGTGCGATGGCAACGGCAAGATTCCTGGCGCGACAAAAAGCAAACGGAACCGCCTTCGTGATTGGAGAGGGAGGGCTACTGAACGCTCTGCACCGAAACGGATATTCGATTGTTGATTCCAATCCGGACTATGTCGTGGTGGGAGAAGGTCGAACGCTTTCTTCTGAAATGGTTGAGCATGCTGTTCAGCTTGTCCTTGGTGGAGCCAAGCTGATCGCAACGAATCTGGATCCCAATTGCCCCACGCAGAACGGAACGCGACCG is drawn from Planctomycetaceae bacterium and contains these coding sequences:
- a CDS encoding prenyltransferase/squalene oxidase repeat-containing protein — encoded protein: MFSFPNSPSHCRLDWLRLKQIAATVSLIAALPQTVSPADEVEVTTGQSVQDTANDFSRDQVDQAVDKAIGYLVSQQREDGAILDKAHDSTMTALAIMAMASVGVQPVDSSTEGKAMQKAIAFILRDDRVDDKGYFGSKDGSRMYGHGIITLMLTEMIGMGANEEQDSLIHRRCQKAIDVILSSQKERKQVHYRGGWRYNPNSNDSDLSATVWQLMALRSAKNDGLDVPASAIADAVEYLRRSYASPLDQNGLPTKQASGFCYEPHRNHPTFTMTAAGLLAMQVCGEYESPLVAGAADWLLTHPPKWKERFCSYGTYYYAQGMYQRGGEHAETARELVQAMLIEKQAADGSWTAENGEERNHGTVYCTTMSVLSLSVKYHYLPIYQK
- a CDS encoding translocase, which translates into the protein MSVPGKILHLTKTGFLPAPARRSRWRSMARDIIRRSESLITLSDEELMTAGRRIRWEAKAGTSLEKLLPEAYALVRESARRVLGMQHFEVQIMGAIALFEGHIAEMQTGEGKTLTATMPAFLRALPGQGCHVITVNDYLANRDAEIMGPVHVKLGLTVGKILEAMEPDERRENYAADITYGTSKEMGFDFLRDRLRKGASVDDGVQLRKFVRTMEGAESPVQRGHYFALIDEADSILIDEARTPLIIGLTKPNDPATVNLFRWSNRATFQLEPIADYVYEPERRSAWLTDNGCRKVVLMSKPSLLSSMDTERIYSQVEKALTAKHAFEKDRDYVIADNKIVIVDEGTGRVMDGRKWQDGLHQAIEAKELVPITAATGEAARITVQSFFRQYTNLSGMTGTALPAASELKKTYKLKVTKIPTNKKCIRREKPYRIFRTQAAKREAIIADVRKLIQDGRSILIGTPSVEASEALGKSLSAAGIRHQILNARSHEQEAAIVEDAGHAGRVTIATNMAGRGTDILLSDEVRKAGGLHVIATELHSSMRIDRQLVGRSARQGDPGSYQFFLSLEDELLRCREPREVMRKQKNAGGKSEELGRSWLQYFRKVQRFLEKTHRKQRKMLLKQERMRLEQYENMGLDPYLELTES
- a CDS encoding potassium channel protein; this translates as MRRLMQIPLLIFALLLIGAVCLHLLTDMDLLDSFYHAVILLTTVGYAEPDPMTPSVKLFIICYLGFGLGLFTYSAFQFGQLLVNADLQRYWEQRRMDSLIDKTANHFIVCGYGRMGSTLCEYLHSRRQSFVVIDQDEEVLDEEFHSNKWLFVKGDSSQDEILERAGIRRARGLTTVLPTDADNMYVVLSARLLNPRLPIVARASDDRAAQKILQAGATRVMNPFSSGAIRMARFMLSPSIENFVEVTESQGVDWEIADVVVPDACKLVGQKLSETGLRDSGIMLLGVCRSSGEKFFPPPGHLKIEPGDKLFAFGNSDGVAKLSEMLEAAIHAG
- the ftsY gene encoding signal recognition particle-docking protein FtsY: MGLFDRLKRGLEKTKQILRTDVRDLFRAGEILDEKVLEEFEGRLIRTDMGFAAATRITERIRNEHGGRTVDVDAVWQTVRDELTDLLKGNEAVIRDPKDPLSPLAKAASGPTAILVAGVNGVGKTTSIAKITNLLQKSGQKVVLAAGDTFRAAAVEQLTMWSERLGCEIVRKESGSDPAAVAYEGCQKAVETGADYVIIDTAGRLQTQKNLMDELDKIRRVMQKVIPEAPHESLLVLDATTGQNGLIQAKSFSQAVRCTGLVLAKLDGTARGGVVVAIRQEMGIPVKYIGVGEQVDDLELFDPTSFVDALFTK
- the rhaB gene encoding rhamnulokinase, whose product is MANKTYLAVDLGAESGRVMAGHFDGSTVRLQQIHRFQNGPVRLGNTLRWNLVGLWTEIQNGLREAAAQVGNSAVSVGVDTWGVDYVLMNRNDEMLGQPWNYRDARTEGMLQKAFQRVPRAEIFGQTGLQFMQINSLYQLLAMCERDPELLALAERFLMIPDYFHWCMSGSRVVEFTNATTSQMLNATTRTWAVDMLRKFDLPVSMLPEIVAPGTRLGTLRKDIADSTGLGRLNVVAPATHDTASAVAAIPTANTGRPDWAYISSGTWSLMGVEVQNAVLTEEALHYNVTNEGGIDGTYRLLKNIMGLWLIQRCKLAFEQRGRQFDYGSLTQLAIDTTPFRSLIDPDRAEFLDPTDMTDAISAECRRTNQPVPETEGQFIRCILESLALKYRMVLGWMEQLTGVPISVIHIVGGGTQNQLLNQFTADACGRPVFAGPVEATALGNVLVQARAAGDLGSLSEIRDVVRRSEAITEYSPKHTESWNEAWERFRVICEK
- a CDS encoding HAD-IIA family hydrolase, with protein sequence MTAGFLIDMDGVIYRGSQLIPGAQEFILQLLENDIPFLFLTNNSQRTRRDVATRLNRMGIPIREQHVFTCAMATARFLARQKANGTAFVIGEGGLLNALHRNGYSIVDSNPDYVVVGEGRTLSSEMVEHAVQLVLGGAKLIATNLDPNCPTQNGTRPGCGAIVALLEKATGVTAFSVGKPSPVMMRAARKELGLDASDTVMIGDTMDTDILGGVQLGYRTVLVLSGTTSQSDLANFAYRPDIVVPSVAELLMPPELLLQMLFDENEGAGKPLAGSMVANAVV